A single genomic interval of Lathyrus oleraceus cultivar Zhongwan6 chromosome 7, CAAS_Psat_ZW6_1.0, whole genome shotgun sequence harbors:
- the LOC127106738 gene encoding squamosa promoter-binding-like protein 13A isoform X1, with protein sequence MFCFFKSIWCRSILCCVMEWNNLKAPSWDLTEMEQGTLNNIEPMDGSRSFGFGDYTTKGEFSVDLKLGQVGNSSTELSKSKDVAVVGVGGVGGVSKMSSSSSSTTSGSSKRARAINNGTHIVSCLVDGCQADLSNCRDYHRRHKVCELHSKTAQVTIGGHKQRFCQQCSRFHSLEEFDEGKRSCRKRLDGHNRRRRKPQAEAISRSSSFLSNYQGTQLLPFSSSHIYPSTAMMNPTWGGTDVRVHSQHQQQMHHLVLGTTSPTTNNSYKEGKQVSSSSSSSFIHHATNHQTHQHLSSSSMNPSFNRTNPFSERCKMFGDNSSNNNNNTTCALSLLSSPPLPVVSQTHNHHHHHHHEMVNTTHSSFMQPLGLSLHDHSLGSVDHVLGPNDQSGHCSSIYNMGSNESHSQGNDNDAPPPLYPFQWD encoded by the exons ATGTTTTGTTTCTTCAAATCTATTTGGTGCAG AAGCATCTTGTGTTGTGTTATGGAGTGGAACAATTTGAAAGCACCTTCATGGGATTTAACTGAAATGGAACAAGGAACCTTAAACAACATAGAACCAATGGATGGTTCAAGGAGTTTTGGATTTGGAGATTATACAACAAAAGGGGAATTTTCTGTTGACTTGAAACTTGGCCAAGTTGGAAATTCTAGCACTGAATTATCAAAATCCAAAGATGTCGCTGTGGTTGGTGTTGGTGGAGTTGGAGGAGTTTCGAAAATGTCATCTTCATCGTCTTCAACAACTTCGGGTTCTTCTAAGAGAGCTAGAGCTATTAACAATGGAACTCATATAGTTTCATGTCTTGTTGATGGTTGTCAAGCTGATCTTAGTAACTGTAGAGACTATCATAGACGCCATAAGGTTTGTGAACTTCATTCCAAGACTGCTCAGGTCACTATTGGTGGACATAAACAAAGGTTCTGCCAACAATGTAGCAG GTTTCATTCACTAGAGGAATTTGATGAAGGAAAAAGGAGTTGCAGGAAACGTTTAGATGGGCAcaacagaagaagaagaaagcCACAAGCAGAAGCTATAAGTCGATCTAGTAGCTTTTTGTCCAATTACCAAG GAACTCAGTTGTTACCCTTCTCAAGTTCGCATATATACCCTTCAACTGCTATGATGAACCCTACTTGGGGTGGAACTGATGTTAGAGTCCATAGTCAACACCAACAACAAATGCACCATCTTGTCCTAGGAACAACATCTCCAACAACCAACAACAGCTACAAAGAAGGGAAACAAGTGTCATCGTCGTCATCATCGTCGTTCATTCATCATGCTACTAACCACCAAACTCATCAACATCTTTCATCTTCTTCCATGAATCCATCTTTTAACCGGACCAATCCTTTTTCAGAAAGATGCAAAATGTTTGGTgacaacagcagcaacaacaacaataacactACTTGTGCTCTCTCTCTTCTGTCATCACCACCGCTACCAGTAGTATCACAGACgcataatcatcatcatcatcatcatcatgagATGGTGAATACTACTCATTCATCTTTTATGCAACCCTTAGGTTTGAGTTTGCATGATCATAGCTTGGGGTCGGTGGACCATGTTTTGGGTCCAAATGATCAGAGTGGTCATTGTTCATCCATTTATAACATGGGATCTAATGAATCACATTCTCAGGGAAATGATAATGATGCTCCTCCTCCATTATATCCTTTTCAATGGGAttag
- the LOC127106738 gene encoding squamosa promoter-binding-like protein 13A isoform X2 — MEWNNLKAPSWDLTEMEQGTLNNIEPMDGSRSFGFGDYTTKGEFSVDLKLGQVGNSSTELSKSKDVAVVGVGGVGGVSKMSSSSSSTTSGSSKRARAINNGTHIVSCLVDGCQADLSNCRDYHRRHKVCELHSKTAQVTIGGHKQRFCQQCSRFHSLEEFDEGKRSCRKRLDGHNRRRRKPQAEAISRSSSFLSNYQGTQLLPFSSSHIYPSTAMMNPTWGGTDVRVHSQHQQQMHHLVLGTTSPTTNNSYKEGKQVSSSSSSSFIHHATNHQTHQHLSSSSMNPSFNRTNPFSERCKMFGDNSSNNNNNTTCALSLLSSPPLPVVSQTHNHHHHHHHEMVNTTHSSFMQPLGLSLHDHSLGSVDHVLGPNDQSGHCSSIYNMGSNESHSQGNDNDAPPPLYPFQWD, encoded by the exons ATGGAGTGGAACAATTTGAAAGCACCTTCATGGGATTTAACTGAAATGGAACAAGGAACCTTAAACAACATAGAACCAATGGATGGTTCAAGGAGTTTTGGATTTGGAGATTATACAACAAAAGGGGAATTTTCTGTTGACTTGAAACTTGGCCAAGTTGGAAATTCTAGCACTGAATTATCAAAATCCAAAGATGTCGCTGTGGTTGGTGTTGGTGGAGTTGGAGGAGTTTCGAAAATGTCATCTTCATCGTCTTCAACAACTTCGGGTTCTTCTAAGAGAGCTAGAGCTATTAACAATGGAACTCATATAGTTTCATGTCTTGTTGATGGTTGTCAAGCTGATCTTAGTAACTGTAGAGACTATCATAGACGCCATAAGGTTTGTGAACTTCATTCCAAGACTGCTCAGGTCACTATTGGTGGACATAAACAAAGGTTCTGCCAACAATGTAGCAG GTTTCATTCACTAGAGGAATTTGATGAAGGAAAAAGGAGTTGCAGGAAACGTTTAGATGGGCAcaacagaagaagaagaaagcCACAAGCAGAAGCTATAAGTCGATCTAGTAGCTTTTTGTCCAATTACCAAG GAACTCAGTTGTTACCCTTCTCAAGTTCGCATATATACCCTTCAACTGCTATGATGAACCCTACTTGGGGTGGAACTGATGTTAGAGTCCATAGTCAACACCAACAACAAATGCACCATCTTGTCCTAGGAACAACATCTCCAACAACCAACAACAGCTACAAAGAAGGGAAACAAGTGTCATCGTCGTCATCATCGTCGTTCATTCATCATGCTACTAACCACCAAACTCATCAACATCTTTCATCTTCTTCCATGAATCCATCTTTTAACCGGACCAATCCTTTTTCAGAAAGATGCAAAATGTTTGGTgacaacagcagcaacaacaacaataacactACTTGTGCTCTCTCTCTTCTGTCATCACCACCGCTACCAGTAGTATCACAGACgcataatcatcatcatcatcatcatcatgagATGGTGAATACTACTCATTCATCTTTTATGCAACCCTTAGGTTTGAGTTTGCATGATCATAGCTTGGGGTCGGTGGACCATGTTTTGGGTCCAAATGATCAGAGTGGTCATTGTTCATCCATTTATAACATGGGATCTAATGAATCACATTCTCAGGGAAATGATAATGATGCTCCTCCTCCATTATATCCTTTTCAATGGGAttag